CAAACACAGAGGCCCCATCCACGCCGTTGCAATGACGGCGGCGGATTTATCATACATCAGACAAACATCATCGGAACGGTCGATGGACAAGCTGGCTTTCTTGTTAGGGTTCTTAATGGAGACTACAAGTTCATAATCACCCTTTACTCTCGAGTTCAAGAGAGTGAAGTTTGATACGGTGAAGGAGTTGACAGTGAAAACTGGCGGCAACGGATGTACAATCAACCATGCAATCGAGCTTATGACGCTCGCTAgaacaaacaacaaaacaagtGCAATGATCAAACGGCGGACGAAGTAGGAACTATGGGAGTTACTGTGAGGCTGCGAAGCACTAGATTGAATATGAACGGCGGATTGGGAATTGGCAGTTGATGACCTGTTAGTATCTGACATTTTGttcaagtgttttttttttggaagggggggggggggggggtgtctGGTGAATCTGGTGATCTGGTGTGGGGAGACAACCAACCTTTAtatagattattttaaaatatgtttcaCTGCGATAATCACATGTATTAATTGAGTGTATTATCATTAATATActcttaaaattttcctttaccTCTACTGTGGACACATTAATATACacatgtaaaaaaattattaatatacaCGTGATTATCGCAGGAAAAGATACGCCggtggagaaaaaaaaaacaaaagaacgGAGGcgagttgaaaaacaaaacggCGTAAATGGGATTGACCGTTGACCGCGTGGCGTAAAGTCATTCCCGGCAgtagaattaaattttaattaaagccAAAATAACCAAAGTCAACTCTAATTGGAGTGAGCCAACATTAGGATGGATAGATACACATAATACATATTACGTACATGCTGGCTAGAAAGCAGTTCTCATTCACTTAATTGATtgataaacaaaaatcaaacgcacccttagaAGTTCCATCGCTGTGTACAATGAACTCGGCCACGGTCTGTCGCCGTCGCTCACTATCAAGTCATGGTGGTGACTGGTGCATGCATGCCTCTGTTTGTGCGACCTGTTtagatattgaaatttttacgATTGAAATTATTAAGGAATCATTGTAGTCAGCCATTGCTTCATTGTATATCATCTATTTTTGGtcgtacatatatatattttagtctTGGATAGTTACTGTATTCTAGAAAACTACCAATAggtgaattatttatttccctttctattatttatttccttttctatATAACCATGTAAACtgtataaaattgtaattatattgtTCAATGAACGTCAGTCAAGCCATTTTTCTCATATCTATATTCTTCTCTAAAACCTTTTCAGAAATTTTGGTTCGTATTTACAATCACGAGTCTGTCAAGATTAACctaaatcaattatatatatcataaCATATATGCTCCTGACTTTTAATTCACATATtaggatatatatatacccGCAATCACTAATGTTCAATCAATTAGCATAGTGCAGCTGGAACTCTATTGTCCTCccataaaattgaataagagTAGATACCTCTCCTACAAATGTAATTAGAAGATGTGAATATATCTACAGTCTTGTTACATATATTCGATCGcgcttttttatttaattaactattatatatgcgaagttaattaaattattctttaaatgcAGACGGAAGTACTacaaaattgataatatataCCTGAATAATAAATCAAGTTTTACACTATAATCAAATGATGATAATTATGATTGAGATATTTGTACTACAATTTACAAGTTTCAACGATGGTTGTTTTGAGGCAAGAGACATCAAAAGATTCATCGGCCCTGGGTATGATGGGGAAATATTCAACAGCACATAAAATATAGTTAttgacttattattattattatttttttaatgaaaggtCATGCTTTCATTGATTCAAAGTagaagtaaacacataatttCTAATGGTACATTATCCATCCATACAACAGATTCTTTGCATCCTAAAGCCCTTTTAGTCAAGGGATGGGCATTAGTATTATGGAATCTAGAAGTATGTTGAATCTGaacattttgaaaatcttTTCTCCTATCTAGAATGTTGGAAACTACCCAACAAATTTATGTCCCACTACCAGGGACGGATTCAGAATTTAATATTACCCCgggctaaattaaaaattttattttgaaacgaacataaaaaattatatataaaaataagtatattaAATAAGGAAGAATACCAAAAATCTTATCTCTCTAAATATGGactataaacaaaaataattaaaaaagtaaaaaataaaagacaactCGAATATGAAAACACTACTTTTCAATGATAGAATCTGACACTGCAgcctaaaataatatataattatataaggattaaaaaatcaattaagaattttaaattaaaatcgatcaatacatgtaattacaatcaattaaaaattgcaagtaaaacttttatatttgaagtGAAGTACTAAGTTAccaaacttaataaattaaacataaaatttattcatcctttcaaattgtaaaggtattattagtcaaaagtttcaataataaactaaactcaATTCAgtaaaaatgtatttgggtgTAGTTGTTTCTTTGTCAGCGCTTTATCTCTCTTTAAAGAACTaaatattaatgattattcTATCAAAACCTCcttaaaatactcaaattttattttctaacttgtTCTCttagttaatataactaataaataaaatccgaaaattcacataaaaaaattataaaaatactgaTAATTGTTACTACATATTGTTTCTATAAGTACTTTTACTACTAGTGACGATGTTATATTacattgacattttttttcaattagaagttttttaaaataaattaaagcagtgataaaattttagctccctaatgttttcaatctattcaataaatatatgatttaatcattttatagaataagtcactaatttcaattgaaaataatataagtgaATAAGGGACatatttgtaaacaaaataaaaactctattgttatataaaattgatgaaaacatAAGAGTAATTGGGTTAGGGAcatatttgaatattaaataaaaactctactgttatactaaattgatgaaaatataaggATAATTGAGTTAGGgacatatatgaaaataaaataaaaactctattattttacaaattgatGAAACATTAAGGGGTATAAACGATTTTGTCTGGGCTAGACCGGGCTGTCACGCGTAGGTCCGCCACTGCCCACTACCCTTCCCGTTGTTTACTAGATCTACAACTTCCTGACGATCTGCATTCCCCACTCAATGGGGGTCTCCGCTGACTATTCTCGGTAGGTTCTCAATCTGAACTTGATCTTTCAATTTAACTCTCTTGAAATAATCTATTGCTGCTTCTGCCCTGGCAAAGGACAAAAGAGGATTtgacttctttcctttaaaaagaaaatgatttcttGCATTCCAGGCTACCCACCAAATACAAACCTGTAATTTCCTATTTTTCTTGCTCATATTTTGCAgtgtatttaaaataaaacccaTCCCATCTTGTTATGGAAAAAATGACTTGTTGTGATCAGCAAAATGAGCAAGCCTCCAAATTTTACAAGCTGCCTTACAGTCAAATAAGGCATGTGGTATGTTTTCCAGACCTTTTTTTGCATATTTGGCACATGGGgggtttttaatttcttctttttccaaaGATTTTCAGCAGTAAGCAACATGTTTTTAACTGCTCTCCACAAAATGATCTTTATCGTTTATGGCACATTGAGGTTCCAAAGTATCTGCTAATAACTGGAGCAGTTACTGAACAGCAAGGGGTATTTGAAAACTTGATTTTAAGGCTCTTTGGTATCCACTTTTTACAGAGTATTGCCCCTTTCTATTGTAGTGCTAGCACATCTCATCTTGTTTTTGACTCCCTGGTAGTGGTATTTTCAAAATCGCTTCAGCATCTTCTTTAGTAAAGTGTTATTCCACCAAGTCTACATTCCACTGATTTTCAGAATAAATCAAATCTGCAATAGCATTTTCAAGCATTGTTGGAACAAAAATAGGCCTAAAAAAAACAGGCCTCAGCATCCAATTATCTTTATACACTTGAatcttttttccattttctatcCTCCATCTAACACCCTGTGAATAACTTGTTTACCTCACAAAATACTCCTCCAAATATAAGATGGTTAGATATAGTGGATGCACTAAAAAAACTAGTGTGTTTAAAGTATTTGCTTTCAGGATCTTGGCTACTAGCGATTCAGGGAACTGCAACAATCTCCACCCTTACTTCGCTATCTGTACTTGATTGAAGCTAGAAAAATCTCTAAATCCTATGTCTCCTCTACTCTTAGCATATCTCATTCTTTCCCATCTAGCCAAGTGGATGTTGTTCTTATCGTTTTTAGAACTCCACCAAAATCTGGCAATAACTTTCTGAATGTCATTATAGATGCCCATATGAAGCCTAAACACACTCATTGCAAAAGCTAGTACCACTTATGCAACTGCCTTAATTAACACTTCTTTATCCcactagaaaataatttattctgcCAATTAGAGATCTTACTCAACACCCTTAGATCGACATCTTTGAAAAAGTGCATCTTCTTTCTTCCTATCATTGAGGACAATCCTATGTGTTTCTCATGCTTGCATATTACTTTTAGTTGGAAAAGTGTCTTAATTGCTAACATTTGACCTTTTGGAATTCTCACTAAAGAACATTAAAGACTCTTCAAAGTTGAAAATTTGTCCTGAAGCTTGGgcataacaatcaaataaagcTTTTAAGTGCTTGCATTCGTCAATAAAGGCCCTTATAAAAATCATACTATCATCTTCAAAAAGTAGATGGGATATTGTTGTGTATGTGCCAAATCTCAGCCCatgaattagttttttttctttcagccTGCACCAAAATATTAGAGAAAGCTTCTGCACATATTAGAAACAGGTATAGTGATAATGGACATCTTTGTCTTAAACATCTTTGGGGGCTTATTAAACCTTTCACTACTCATTAATCAGGATAAAAAAGGTTGGGGTGGTAATACAATCCATGATCAGATTTATCTGCTTAAATGAAAAGCCTAATTTTCCCACTCAACTCTATGATATACTTTGCTTACATCAAGCTTTAAAGCTACCAATCCCTTTTTTTCTCACTTTATTATGCCTAGTTTTATGTAAGCTCTCATATTCAATGATGATATTATCTGTTATAAGCCTATTTGGAATAAAAGTACTTTGTGTTGGTGAGATTACATAATGTAGAATATGTCTCAACCTATTAACTATGACTTTAGTGACAATTCTGTAGATTATATTACATAGATTAATAGACTTATATTTAGAGACTCGCCTAGGTTTAGATACTTTAGGGATGAGAGCTATAAAAGTATGGTTTAGGGGAGCGATTGTACCTTGACCATTTAAGATATACATATAGATTCTTGTAACTCCATTACCAATTACCTTCCAatgcttttaaaaaaaggcAGTTGGTAAACCATCAAGACCAGGTGCTTTGGTGGGGCACATTTGGGTAAGGGCTGTCTTGATCTCCTCCAAAGTAAATGGTTAATCCAattcttctttcattttatcaGTTACTCTTGGTTGCACGCCTTCTAGTGCAGCATCAATCTGTGTTGAACTTGGGCTTGAGGTTATGAATAATTCTTGAAAATGCTTGCAGAATACTCTTTTCACAATTTCACTTTCCTTTCTGTACTGTCCTCATTTGTCTTCAATTTCCAAAATTGTGTTCTTTCTCTTCCTAGCTGAGGCTTTGACATGAAAAAACTTAATGTTTTTATCACCCTCTAATAGCTTATCTGCTCTTGACCTCTATATCCAGTATATTTCCTCATCAATCAAAACgttctagatttctttttcaatggcTCTGATTTCTGTTCTACTCTCATAATgcaagttatttatttatttatttattttgacatCCTACAACTTCTTAATCAGTTATCGCCTTATCcaccttattttttcttcccttAAACTCCTCTTTGGTCCATAAATGCAACTCAACCAGAGACCATTTGGCTATTTGCTTAAATCTCAACATAGGGTTTTCACCACATCTTTCATAATATCGGGCCCACTCAGCTTTGACAATATGTTTACAAATATCATAAGAACTCCATAAATCTTTGTAATGGACTCTTGAGAAAGACCTTGTGATATAATTCACCTATTGGTGTCAATCTCACATAGCCACATTGTCAACCCTTTGCTTATTcgatgttatttttatattttgatatgttaactaattttaaattgaacttCTCAAGTGCAGacattaaaatatgaatttcatATAGACAgaactaaaagataaaaaaaagattgtgcattatttttgtcttttagtgTTTGAAAGTCTATTTTTCCCCTTTATCGATGACAATGAGCAAGTAGTGATCAGTGTTCAAGTGAGACAAAGGAGGCGAGTGACGTCGGAGCTGCAGCCAGTTTGAACAAACATCGATCTGCATAGGATTTTGGGAATGAGAAAACCAAAAGAATATCAGCgatataaaaattctaaaagatttaatataaatttttgatataatttcattatatttagCCTTTTGTCTAAGggattggattttttttttaaatactaataaaatgaaatttaagcTGTCAATAAATctctataaatttaaatgtttccaTAGAGATAACAAATAGGCTAGGCCTGGTTGTTTGGCCAAAGCTTGAAtacattttggattttttttttcacaattggCCTTTCAATATTACTTGGAAATGTCTTCATGTTTAGGTTTTCATGTATACAACACCTGGACTCCTGGagatctttaaaattttacttgtaCTGTGGTCTAAAATacgattttgaaaaaaaaatgttgtaaataaaatacatgtgaatttatatatttttgaaaatgaaaatttagaagaaaaacGAGTTCAGTGTTTTGGGATAGGGTATTTAAATGAGGCCCAAACTCATACCCTCAAATGTTTTGAGGTTTTATCCGTTAAGTACCATTGCCCATTGAGCTGTATGGCCTAGTGACTTATGAAAAGAAGCCATCAATGGAGTAATTTCGTTAATTAACCTTATTGCCAAAGGAAAATGATATCTAAAGGAAATTTAGTAATTAGCCTTATTGCCAAAGGCAAATGATATCTAAAGGAAATTTAGTGATAATCAATAAGATAATGGAACTTATTAGAGATAAATTTAGGATGTTTAATGAAAGCAAACAACTAATCATTAAATGGATTGTTTTGATGCAGCATCAGGACTCGCATAAGACTTCTACTTGATATGTGCAAGGATGCCGTGTAAGCTAACAACTCAATCCATACAACAGTTTTCTACAACTATTGTAGATATTTAACCTCTGTAAATGAAATCACAAATAAGTTactatctttttttatatataataaaggtAAGGGGTAGACAAAGTCTAAATTCACTTTTTTAATTCGTTATCTCTCTAAGACTTAAACTCAGATAATCAATCATATAAATATGCTTGAAAGCAATTCGACCACACCTTTAGGACAATATAATCacaaaatttaatctaaaagACAAAACATTAATTCACTTATAGTTAGTGAGTAAATCTGCATGCATGGCTACTTACTTTtgtctgaaaatttttatcgTTGTGTTGATATAAGAATATACACACTCTAGGGCCAGACTCGTTTCATCTAATCGATTATTGCTGGTAATTAGTATGTCTCTCAAATGGCAAATGTGAAGGGTTGGTGTCAAGCATGCATGAAATTTTGTGACATTTTCAATGACATATATTAACATTCACGTCTAACGCTGATCTTCTCTCTACTAGAATTTTGGCAGTTATATCCTTCTAAAAAATGAGATACAGAGGTACCCATTACTCGACTAAGAAATAATCTATTAATGAATAATGATTTCAAACTTAAAGCAATTACAAAAAAgacctttttaaaaaaaattaaaatgattaggcaaaataaaaaacaaaagagattaatgaaataagagtaatgatatagtcacaaacttattttgtacaaactgatgtggcgttaattcattagttgaattaaatatctcttgcctcacatgatttatttatattattttatattttcactcaaccaatgaattaatgacatATTAGTTTatacaagataaatttgtagaagagtttgtggctgtatcacaCTCATGAAATAATatgtcaaaattattgtttgtttGAAATTATGTAGTATCAAAACACAATATATAATGAAACCATTAAACTGCTTACCAAATCTAGATGCTAAACAAACCCattctcaatttttaaaattttaaattttacccaACAAATCGACTAAATATCCAATAAATCCTTACTAAACccaatttgtataaaattgaTGTTTTCACTCATTAAACACATTCAGTTCATTTATAAACCCTTATTAACTAATTTAGATCTTATGAATGCATAAGGATGcagtttttatgaatttatttttcctttcataAAAATTCCATAATCATGTGGCTCAttgttaattcttttagtacaGAATTCGTGTTGAGtaaaattttcctaaaattaagggaaaaaaaactaatttcatTTAGTAATGACGATAAAGATGAATTCATTAAGAATGGAATTTCTCTTGCAAGCAAATATGGAGCTGCTGTTGGAATTTTGGGATAAACAAAGAGTTAAGTTCTTTAATACTTCAACCATGaggtttcattttgttttacttcTCCTACCGTCGTCCTACTCTACCCTAAAATGGAAACTACCCAACAATCTTTCTGAAGTTTCACATTAACATGAGATACATAGAAaagtatattattttttgaatgacaatatattgtttcttaAGGGAAGGTATTTTGTTTTCTGGGAACCTTTCTCCTAAATAAACAACAACACAAAATTAGTGTCTTTTCTTATACTTACATATAGAATTCATCCTTACTATTTCGTATAAAGTTAGTGTTTCAACTCATTggaatttatatatatatatataatataatataaaaagttatgcattttttatgaatttcctagtaaaaattgatttttttggaCTATATTTTAGTgtccataattttaatttgatttaggagtattttaacaattattatttttttcactgtTTCCCTCTAAGATACCGAAAACTACATATTTTTTAACctcttatcttttttaagatttgaacTTTGGtggttaaataaataaaattatttgaaaatcataaAGTATTTTACTAACAAATACTTAATAAAAGCAAACAACTAATCTACAAAACTTGGTGATAATAAAACGTTTAATAAAGtatattagaaataaatttaaatatttttttatatactaaTATTCAAAAAGTCAACCTTCACTTAGTATTGGAGAGAGATCTACCATCACTTTAATATTGgataaaaatctattttacGTCAAATGCAGAAAGATAGATAAACAGATGAATATCTACAAGAGAGAGGAGTTGAGTCTCAACTATTATTGGGACTTGAACTCGTGCGCCCAAAATTATTGGGCCTTCAGCACACGGGTTGTTAATGGGCTACAAGCCCATTGATAATTTCACACGGTTAAGAAAAGCAAACAACTAAACTAGGATCTCAGCAGATATTTTTGCGACTTTACAGCAATTACTTAATCGAGAAGCAGCCGAGTTTTTATCCCTTTCCTTCGCTTTCAACTTTTCCCAATACGCGtatcaaaaagaataaaaaataaaaaaacttttccccACACGGAGTCGTGCACTGATCACTACTAACACAACACTTTCGAGCACCTCTCTAAATTCTCTCACTCTCTGTCCCTTTTCTCTCTTCGATTCACACACAAGTCAAATGGAAAATTCCAGACCAGCAACCGGCTACCCGGCCCCGACTCACAACGGCTACCCGCCCCCGAACACCGCCTACCCGTACTCGGCCGCACCGCCGCAGTCCCAGCCCTACAGTTACCCTCCCTATTACCAACCTCCCACCCGTCGCAACAACCTGCTCCGTCCCTTGGTCGTCGCCGCAGTCGCCGTCACCGTTATCTTGGGCTGCGCCCTCCTCATCTTCTGGCTTGTCGTCCGCCCCCGCATCCCGGAGTTCCACCTCACTTCCCTCTCAGTCTCCAATTTCTCAACCAACCAGTCCCAAGTCACCGGCAACTGGGACGCCGCAATCGAGGCTTACAACCCTAACAAGAAAATGAGGGTCTCCTACTACGACGTCGTTTCGGGGATTTACTACGACGGTAACTACTTAACCCGGACGCCACTCCCTCCTTTTAGTCAGGACACTCGGGAGAGGACGCCGTTGAGCGCCAAGTTCTCGGTGATTGACTCGTATGTTGAGCGGAAAGTTTTGGATTCTATAAATGCCGAGAGGGCAAGGGGGGCCGTTAAATTCGATTTCAGATTGGAGGCTATTGCCGGGTTCAAGTACGGTGGCTGGAGGACCAGGAGGAGGCTGGTTAGGGTTTGGTGTCCTGACGTGCCAGTTAACGTTTCGAGTAAGGGATCGGGAAGCTTGGTGGGTGGTGCCAGGAAATGCAGGGTTAGTATGTAGGTTACTGCGAAATTGGGTGTGTTTTGATGTTAGTTTAGTATATGTTTTATTGAAGGAGAGCTagattcttttatttctaatatGATTCTGATTTTAGTTCGAAGTGAGAGTGAATTTTATGGTGCAACGAATTGATGCAGTATAGATGTAAATGGATTAGGATTTTGAGGCAGATAACCGATGTGTTTATATCTGTTTAGTCTTTTCCTTTATGCTATTATTGATTACCTTTGTTTATGTTGATTGAATTGGTgttattttcaaatgtcatTGATGTTGGAGGAGAAATACAAATATCATACATTGAAGTTGGAGAAGATAAATACAAATGTCATAGTTGGCAGTAGTTCGTTGCTTGATACAATATTCATATTTAGAGAAGTTTCATCCTACAATAGGGGCTAATGTGTTGTTCATGAGACAAATGTCAATGTAGGGGAATTAGAATCTTTGTTAGAGGATTTACAAATAGTTGAACAAAAGTCTGAAAAGGTAAGGGATCTTTAAGAGGTTTCACAATTTTACATAAGTCTCTTACTTGaatacttttatgtatttcaaAGAAATATCTTTTATTAGAGTTGTTTTGTTTGGCTTTCTCTCCAACATGATATCCTTATCCTTTTGAAGAAAGGGAAATTAGGTGTGTGTTAGGAATTCTTAGATAAATAATGTGCTGCTTCTTAGTCATCTGTAGTTCATGGGATCTGTCAACTTAGTGAATCAGAAGCTTTGCTATGTATTTTCTATGCTATTGGgaacttttcattttcaatgttAGATATGATTTAATGTAGCCCTAATCCTCGTGACTTGACTGGTGATTATCGATATAGAAAATATTGACAAAGTTGGAGCAGGACCTGGAGGTTAAGTGTTAAATTAGAAGGGGGTGGCCTGAAGGGCTTGGCTTACTGGGCCTTGGTTGGACACTTTTTGGAGGCGAGCATGATAATGGCAGATAGTGTCTCAATACTTTAGTTAACATTTCTCTCTTGAACTTACACTTGCACTGCACTTTTCTACTTGTTTGCATGTTGATGGAAGATAGTGTCACCACACTTGacatttttcccttttcattTGCTTTGCACTCTTTTGCTTGTTTTCTGCTTTATGTACAActcttataataaaacaaaaaataaaaataaaaataaaaattatcaaatgagtgcaaaataaaagtaaaataggttaatttcttttggttaCAAATGGTGTGCATTTCTTTTACTAGGCTTGATGGGTTAACCAGTTATGATGATAATGGCCTCACAAGAGCCAAAGTTTAACCCAATAGCCATgatacaaaatcaaaataaaaacgtATGGGCTCATCTTTGTGAAGTCCAAGTGATGAAAAATCCACCTTTCTTATAATACTTCCTGGATTTCCTTGCATTTGTATTTTGCTAATAGGATATAATATGATACGCATTTAAATTACCTAGTTTATTAGGATGATCCCAGTTTAGgtaaatgtttttattttgtttattcttttaCCTTCAGGTCCTTTTGGATTATTCTGGGAAAAATTTGATGCTATGTTTACTTGGACCATTTCCTTGATTAAGAGTGGTGATTCGCTGCTGATTGCGGCTGATAATACTCCTGCCTAGCATTGCTTCATCGTTCAGTAGGTGTTCCTGCATATATTGAAGAGATCTGCCTATTttctgtattttatttatttatttactttctgAATGTCATAAATTGCCAACTGCCCTTTCAATGCGCCAAGGCGCTTAACACTTCAACTCATTCTTTCATGTTTCATTTGGtaatgaatgatgatgatatcTTACTAGATTTACTTCCATTTGAAGAAACaactcctttttttatttatttataaatctGCCCTTCCTATACGCTTTTGCTTGCaagtgtttgtttcttttcccCTACAATGTTCAGTGCTCTTTGCCTTCACGTTCTTCCACCCTtgtataatttcaaatattcttCGATTCATCATTGCTTTCAGTTAAGATACCATTCATTCGTTTTGTTAACTCCATTGATTTTTCCCTTTGGTCAGCAAGTTCTTTTGGTATATGCATTCTTTTTCTGTAAAAAGCTTTCTGTACTCATCGAAAATCTAAGCCCTGCTATCATTAAGATAACTGTATAGTGTCAACTTTCTGTCATCAGAAACAGAAGTAAAAATATACTGTAAACTCGTTAAGGTCATAAGGTGTGTGTACTTTTTGTCATGCAATTCTGATCCATGATGTTGTTCGAGTGTTGAGCCAGTCCAAATGTGTGATTTAAGACGTTACAACCTGTATTCTTGTGCtattttataagattttttttttcccttttcccCCTGACAGATTGGTCTCATGAAGTGGCAGGTGAGAGTAAGATGGGggaatttttatgaatataattatcaatcattcattattatttggaGAATCTAATCAAGCAAGTACATCAAATTGTCTTGAGTacaaccatttttcttcttttagtCTATAATCTTAACCCAAAATGTGGTAACATCTACTTTCTGTTCGTCTTTGTTAACCTTCGAAAAACCTTAGAACCATGAGGTGCCTACGGGTCTAGTAGTGCTGGAGGGGAGACTCTGCTGGAAAACGAATTTTATGAGCTTAAATTAATGtgtcttattatttttagcttTTTGTATTTAGGAATGTGTTCTTTATATCTGTTGCATCGTATTTGTGGTATCATTATCACTGTTTCCATTGATTTCTGGAAAATAATTGCAGTGAGTAAGGTTTGGTAGTATTTTACGACTGCTATTGCTGGTCTAAATATGTTCGAGTGCCcttttttattccattatttttcaatggcTCAATCTTAGGCGTATTTGTGAATAatcatttttacttttgataTGCTCTATTATGTCTAATAGTAGGTTGATATATTGTTTGGTGCCGACTGAGGCTGATGGAGCATCAGTTGGCTTTACACTGTCAAAAGTGTTTTTGGTGGGAGAGAACcaacttttaacttttgtcTCTAGGTAGCAGTGAACTTTTGGGCAATCTTCTGATGTTCTTCACAACTTTAAGTCTCTCGAAGCCGCGGGAACAATGCTGTAGGGTGTTAGTTATATGGGTGGCGCATACATTTATGCTAGCTTGAGAAATGGTACTGCattcaattaattgataaatcaAGTGCAATGAGCTATCAACAG
This window of the Citrus sinensis cultivar Valencia sweet orange chromosome 8, DVS_A1.0, whole genome shotgun sequence genome carries:
- the LOC102607552 gene encoding uncharacterized protein At1g08160-like isoform X2; translated protein: MENSRPATGYPAPTHNGYPPPNTAYPYSAAPPQSQPYSYPPYYQPPTRRNNLLRPLVVAAVAVTVILGCALLIFWLVVRPRIPEFHLTSLSVSNFSTNQSQVTGNWDAAIEAYNPNKKMRVSYYDVVSGIYYDGNYLTRTPLPPFSQDTRERTPLSAKFSVIDSYVERKVLDSINAERARGAVKFDFRLEAIAGFKYGGWRTRRRLVRVWCPDVPVNVSSKGSGSLVGGARKCRVAVNFWAIF
- the LOC107177499 gene encoding uncharacterized protein LOC107177499 — encoded protein: MSDTNRSSTANSQSAVHIQSSASQPHSNSHSSYFVRRLIIALVLLFVLASVISSIAWLIVHPLPPVFTVNSFTVSNFTLLNSRVKGDYELVVSIKNPNKKASLSIDRSDDVCLMYDKSAAVIATAWMGPLCLEKMGQQRQSPRFRSDFCGPLHAGEFNEMSNDYGSKRMVSFNVIMRIRVRFGYRILPTKQSLMKVSCTNLVAEFSAAKEIHGKLKDTGGKNNCSVHHD
- the LOC102607552 gene encoding uncharacterized protein At1g08160-like isoform X1 produces the protein MENSRPATGYPAPTHNGYPPPNTAYPYSAAPPQSQPYSYPPYYQPPTRRNNLLRPLVVAAVAVTVILGCALLIFWLVVRPRIPEFHLTSLSVSNFSTNQSQVTGNWDAAIEAYNPNKKMRVSYYDVVSGIYYDGNYLTRTPLPPFSQDTRERTPLSAKFSVIDSYVERKVLDSINAERARGAVKFDFRLEAIAGFKYGGWRTRRRLVRVWCPDVPVNVSSKGSGSLVGGARKCRVLLDYSGKNLMLCLLGPFP